Proteins encoded together in one Hymenobacter monticola window:
- the hslV gene encoding ATP-dependent protease subunit HslV, with protein sequence MTRIRSTTVLGIRHNGEIAVGADGQATMDKHVAKNNVRKIRKLGDSKVVTGFAGSTADAFMLLDRFEEKLTSYGGNLKRAAIELAKDWRKDQYLRKLEAMMVVADKDELLIVSGTGDVLEPDSDVAAIGSGAMYAQAAALALKKHAPHLSARQMVEEGLHIAADICIYTNHNLIIEQPS encoded by the coding sequence ATGACCAGAATCCGTTCTACGACCGTACTCGGCATCCGGCACAACGGCGAAATCGCCGTGGGGGCCGACGGCCAGGCCACCATGGACAAGCACGTGGCCAAAAACAACGTGCGCAAAATCCGTAAGCTGGGCGACAGCAAAGTGGTGACCGGCTTCGCTGGTTCCACGGCCGATGCCTTTATGCTGCTCGACCGCTTCGAAGAGAAGCTGACCAGCTACGGCGGCAACCTCAAGCGCGCCGCCATTGAACTGGCCAAAGACTGGCGCAAAGACCAGTACCTGCGCAAGCTCGAAGCCATGATGGTGGTGGCCGACAAGGACGAACTGCTCATTGTGAGCGGCACCGGCGACGTGCTGGAGCCCGACTCCGACGTGGCTGCCATCGGCTCGGGCGCCATGTATGCGCAAGCCGCCGCGCTGGCGCTTAAGAAGCACGCGCCACATTTATCGGCCCGGCAGATGGTGGAAGAAGGCCTGCACATTGCGGCCGACATCTGCATCTATACCAACCATAACTTGATTATTGAGCAACCCTCCTAA
- a CDS encoding histidine phosphatase family protein — MRPRTIFLLRHGQTDFNVRGIVQGSGVDSSLNDTGRRQAAQFFAAYGHVPFDKVYTSTLRRTHESVQQFLDLGLPHEAHAGLNEISWGVREGTRITMEEDAEYRQVLAGWMAGDDNARLTGGESPAEVAARQRPFIELLKARDDEQTVLVCMHGRALRVMLCQLLNYPLSCMEGFEHSNLCLYKLEYTGSMFTIKNFLDVAHLQAAG, encoded by the coding sequence GTGAGGCCCCGGACCATTTTCCTGCTGCGCCACGGCCAGACCGATTTCAACGTGCGCGGCATCGTGCAGGGTAGCGGCGTCGATTCGAGCCTGAACGACACCGGCCGGCGCCAGGCCGCGCAGTTTTTTGCCGCCTACGGCCACGTGCCGTTCGATAAGGTGTACACCTCCACGCTACGCCGCACCCACGAATCAGTGCAGCAGTTCCTCGACCTGGGCCTGCCCCACGAAGCCCACGCCGGCCTCAACGAAATCAGCTGGGGCGTGCGCGAGGGCACGCGCATCACCATGGAGGAGGACGCCGAGTACCGGCAGGTGCTGGCCGGCTGGATGGCCGGCGACGACAACGCCCGCCTGACCGGCGGCGAAAGCCCGGCGGAAGTAGCCGCCCGCCAGCGCCCGTTCATTGAGCTGCTCAAGGCCCGCGATGACGAGCAGACCGTGCTGGTGTGTATGCACGGCCGGGCCCTGCGCGTTATGCTCTGCCAGCTGCTCAATTACCCCCTCAGCTGCATGGAAGGATTTGAACACAGCAACTTATGCCTGTACAAGCTGGAGTACACGGGCTCGATGTTCACCATTAAGAACTTCCTGGACGTAGCACATTTGCAGGCGGCGGGCTGA
- a CDS encoding type II toxin-antitoxin system HicB family antitoxin, with amino-acid sequence MEAYLKFTAVFEPVADGGYSAYVEEIPGVNTQGETLEEARANLREALELVLEVRRELAEEQQAGRAVIRENIQLAAA; translated from the coding sequence ATGGAAGCGTATTTGAAATTTACGGCTGTTTTCGAGCCGGTTGCGGATGGTGGATATTCCGCCTACGTGGAAGAAATTCCTGGCGTAAACACACAGGGCGAAACCTTGGAAGAAGCTCGCGCCAATCTGCGCGAAGCGCTTGAACTGGTGCTCGAAGTTCGCCGGGAACTGGCCGAAGAGCAGCAGGCTGGGCGTGCCGTTATTCGCGAGAACATTCAGTTGGCCGCGGCCTGA
- a CDS encoding type II toxin-antitoxin system HicA family toxin produces the protein MKRRDLLRHLEQHGCVLKREGGSHSVFVNLARRTVSAVPRHTEVKGPTALKICRDLEIPAPANVN, from the coding sequence ATGAAGCGACGCGACCTGCTGCGGCATCTTGAGCAGCACGGCTGCGTATTAAAACGCGAAGGCGGCAGCCACTCCGTCTTTGTGAATCTGGCCCGGCGCACCGTCTCGGCGGTGCCGCGTCATACCGAAGTAAAAGGCCCAACAGCTCTCAAAATCTGTCGCGACCTGGAAATTCCGGCCCCGGCTAACGTAAACTAA
- a CDS encoding pyruvate dehydrogenase complex dihydrolipoamide acetyltransferase — MAEIIKMPKMSDTMTEGVIAAWLKKVGDKVKSGDILAEVETDKATMELENYEDGTLLYIGPKEKDAVPVDGILAIVGKEGEDISGLLNGQSGGAAPAPAAAEAPAPAPAAEAPKAPEGAPAPAPAPAPAPAAAPAAPAAPANGKKATVVRMPKMSDTMTEGTIASWLKNVGDKVKSGDILAEVETDKATMELENYEDGTLLYTGPKAGEAVAVDGILAIIGEEGADIQALLGGGSAPAAAPAAPAATEAAAAPAAAAEAPAAQAAAPANNGRILASPLAKSIAKEKGINLAQVVGSGDNGRIVQRDVENFQPGTAAAPATQAAPAAAPAPAATPAAAPQAAAPAAAPAPAASAPASTDTYTDTPVSQMRKVIAKRLSESLFTAPHFYLTMEINMDKAMEARVKLNELSPVKLSFNDLVIKSAAIALRSHPAVNSSWLGDRIRQNKVINIGVAVAVDEGLLVPVVRNADGKGLATIANEVKELAGKAKSKKLQPAEWEGSTFTISNLGMFGIDEFTAIINPPDACILAVGGIKQTAIVKEGALAIGNIMKVTLSCDHRVVDGATGAAFLQTLKSLLEDPMRLMI; from the coding sequence ATGGCCGAAATCATAAAAATGCCCAAAATGAGCGACACGATGACCGAAGGCGTCATCGCGGCCTGGCTCAAAAAGGTGGGTGATAAAGTTAAATCCGGGGATATCCTGGCCGAAGTCGAAACCGACAAAGCCACCATGGAACTGGAAAACTACGAAGATGGCACCCTGCTCTACATCGGCCCGAAAGAGAAGGACGCCGTGCCGGTTGACGGTATCCTGGCCATCGTAGGCAAAGAAGGCGAAGACATTTCCGGCCTGCTGAACGGCCAGAGCGGTGGCGCTGCCCCGGCTCCGGCCGCTGCCGAAGCCCCCGCCCCGGCCCCCGCCGCCGAGGCACCTAAAGCCCCTGAAGGTGCTCCCGCACCTGCTCCGGCTCCCGCGCCGGCCCCTGCCGCAGCGCCCGCAGCCCCGGCCGCGCCCGCCAATGGCAAGAAAGCCACCGTGGTGCGCATGCCCAAGATGAGCGACACGATGACGGAAGGCACCATTGCTTCCTGGCTGAAAAACGTGGGCGACAAAGTGAAATCGGGCGACATCCTGGCCGAAGTCGAAACCGACAAAGCCACGATGGAGCTGGAAAACTACGAAGACGGCACCCTGCTCTACACCGGCCCCAAAGCCGGTGAAGCCGTGGCTGTGGACGGCATCCTTGCCATCATCGGCGAAGAAGGCGCCGACATCCAGGCCCTGCTCGGTGGTGGCTCGGCCCCCGCTGCAGCTCCGGCCGCGCCCGCTGCTACCGAAGCCGCCGCAGCGCCGGCCGCTGCTGCCGAAGCGCCGGCTGCCCAAGCTGCTGCGCCGGCCAACAACGGCCGCATCCTGGCCTCGCCGCTGGCCAAGAGCATTGCGAAAGAGAAAGGCATCAACCTGGCCCAGGTAGTGGGCAGCGGCGACAACGGCCGCATCGTGCAGCGCGACGTGGAGAACTTCCAGCCTGGCACGGCTGCCGCTCCGGCCACGCAAGCTGCTCCGGCTGCCGCACCTGCACCCGCCGCCACGCCGGCCGCTGCCCCGCAAGCTGCTGCCCCCGCCGCGGCTCCGGCCCCGGCCGCCAGCGCCCCAGCCTCGACCGATACGTACACCGACACGCCCGTGTCGCAGATGCGCAAGGTGATTGCCAAGCGCCTGTCCGAGAGCCTGTTCACGGCCCCGCATTTCTATCTCACGATGGAAATCAACATGGACAAGGCCATGGAAGCCCGCGTGAAGCTCAACGAACTGTCGCCGGTGAAGCTGAGCTTCAACGACCTCGTGATTAAGTCGGCGGCCATTGCCCTGCGCTCGCACCCGGCCGTGAACTCCTCTTGGCTAGGCGACCGTATTCGGCAGAACAAGGTCATCAACATCGGCGTGGCCGTGGCTGTGGACGAAGGTCTGCTGGTGCCCGTAGTGCGCAACGCCGATGGCAAGGGCCTGGCTACCATCGCCAACGAGGTGAAAGAGCTGGCCGGCAAAGCCAAATCGAAGAAGCTGCAGCCCGCCGAGTGGGAGGGCAGCACCTTCACCATCTCGAACCTGGGCATGTTCGGCATTGATGAATTCACGGCCATCATCAACCCGCCGGATGCCTGCATCCTAGCCGTGGGCGGCATCAAGCAAACCGCCATTGTGAAGGAGGGCGCGCTCGCCATTGGCAACATCATGAAGGTGACGCTGAGCTGCGACCACCGCGTGGTGGACGGTGCCACCGGCGCAGCCTTCCTGCAAACGCTGAAAAGCCTGCTGGAAGACCCCATGCGCCTGATGATTTGA
- a CDS encoding deoxyhypusine synthase family protein: MQVTNFLRHHFRHFNAAALIDAADGYNKHLADGGKMMITLAGAMSTAELGIQLAELIRQDKVQIISCTGANLEEDIFNLVAHDFYERVPHYRDLTAADEHELLKRHMNRVTDTCIPEEEAMRRIEHTVLKHWEKADQAGESYFPHEFFYQILKSGDLEQYYQIDPKDSWMLAAAEKNLPIICPGWEDSTLGNIYAGHVISGDIKNVHTMKTGIQYMMYLADWYTNTATEESKVGFFQIGGGIAGDFPICVVPMLHQDLQRHDVPLWGYFCQISDSTTSYGSYSGAVPNEKITWGKLGEKTPKFIIESDATIVAPLVFAIVLGQ, translated from the coding sequence ATGCAAGTAACCAACTTCCTCCGCCACCACTTTCGCCACTTCAACGCCGCCGCCCTCATCGACGCGGCCGATGGCTATAACAAGCACCTCGCCGATGGCGGCAAGATGATGATAACCCTGGCCGGCGCCATGAGCACCGCCGAGCTGGGCATCCAGCTGGCCGAGCTCATCCGGCAGGACAAGGTGCAGATTATCAGCTGCACCGGCGCCAACCTCGAAGAGGATATCTTCAATCTGGTGGCCCACGATTTCTACGAGCGGGTGCCGCACTACCGCGACCTCACCGCCGCCGACGAGCACGAACTGCTGAAGCGCCACATGAACCGCGTGACCGATACCTGCATCCCCGAGGAGGAGGCCATGCGCCGCATCGAGCACACCGTGCTCAAGCATTGGGAAAAGGCCGACCAGGCCGGCGAGAGCTATTTCCCGCACGAATTCTTCTACCAGATTCTGAAGTCGGGCGACCTGGAGCAATACTACCAGATTGACCCCAAAGACTCCTGGATGCTGGCCGCGGCCGAGAAAAACCTGCCCATCATCTGCCCCGGCTGGGAAGACTCCACGCTCGGCAACATTTACGCCGGCCACGTGATTTCGGGCGACATCAAGAACGTGCACACCATGAAGACGGGCATTCAGTACATGATGTACCTGGCCGACTGGTACACCAACACCGCCACCGAGGAGAGCAAAGTGGGCTTCTTCCAGATTGGCGGCGGCATTGCCGGCGACTTCCCCATCTGCGTGGTGCCCATGCTGCACCAGGATTTGCAGCGCCACGACGTGCCGCTGTGGGGCTACTTCTGCCAGATTTCGGACTCCACCACCAGCTACGGCAGCTACTCCGGCGCCGTGCCCAACGAGAAAATCACCTGGGGCAAGCTGGGCGAGAAAACCCCGAAATTCATCATCGAATCGGACGCCACCATCGTGGCGCCGCTGGTGTTCGCCATCGTGCTGGGGCAGTAG
- a CDS encoding hotdog fold thioesterase: protein MTLEEVQQWTNSRPNLAHALGIEITAVADDHLEGRMPVDGRTHQPMGLLHGGASVALAETLGSVAAALRVDRSKQACVGLEINANHIKGVREGWVRGRATPVHIGRSTQVWEIRITHEETGALVCLSRITMAVIDLPGANAKTA from the coding sequence ATGACCCTGGAAGAAGTACAGCAGTGGACCAATTCGCGCCCGAACCTGGCCCATGCCCTCGGCATTGAAATCACGGCCGTGGCCGACGACCACCTCGAAGGCCGCATGCCCGTCGACGGCCGCACCCACCAGCCCATGGGGCTGTTGCACGGCGGCGCCTCGGTGGCCCTGGCCGAAACCCTGGGTAGCGTGGCCGCCGCCCTGCGCGTGGACCGCAGCAAGCAGGCCTGTGTAGGCCTGGAAATCAACGCCAACCATATTAAGGGCGTGCGCGAGGGCTGGGTGCGGGGCCGGGCCACGCCGGTGCACATCGGCCGCAGCACGCAGGTCTGGGAAATCCGCATCACGCACGAAGAAACCGGGGCGTTGGTGTGCCTCAGCCGCATCACCATGGCCGTGATTGACCTGCCGGGCGCCAACGCCAAAACCGCCTGA
- the menD gene encoding 2-succinyl-5-enolpyruvyl-6-hydroxy-3-cyclohexene-1-carboxylic-acid synthase translates to MQAVHNIAEICARHGITDVVLSPGSRSAPLTLAFARHPGLKVRVVPDERAAAFIGLGIAQAQRRAVALVCTSGTAGLNYAPAVAEAFFQRIPLVVFTADRPPEWIDQLDGQTIRQRNLYGAHAKGEFEFPVDTTHADAKWHAARIVNEAINLAQAAPAGPVQVNVPLREPFYPKAGEEIQYEQDVKITLEATPEPVLPTIEAAAFLGEIEAAKKVLVVAGQHPANPEVQATLVAFATAVGAVVVGDTIANLLPLGDLVIGQQDVFLAGMTKEAREELRPDLLITYGQSLISKSLKLFLRDAAPAAHWHILAHGEAADTFRSLTRVIRVEPAGFFHQLSVLKTGEGITTGGSNPPFSANQPTSTERGLSSNSVGSADAQGHTGSSPSGPTVTWQQANAAAVEFLMKFFAAETQPFNEFSAFRQVLTTLPFYAALHLANSMAVRYANILGLPKDREIEVFANRGTSGIDGCTSTAVGAALAQPERPVVLLTGDVAFFYDRNAFWHNYPTPHLRVVLFNNHGGGIFRLIDGPRQQPELEEFFETRQLLTAENTAKDFNLRYFPVSSFKELQAALPVFFAAETGAAILEVFTDSKTNAAFFEEYRSAVKAAFS, encoded by the coding sequence ATGCAGGCCGTTCATAACATCGCCGAAATCTGCGCCCGTCACGGCATTACCGATGTGGTGCTTTCGCCGGGCTCGCGCTCGGCGCCGCTCACGCTGGCCTTTGCCCGCCACCCCGGCTTGAAGGTGCGCGTGGTGCCCGATGAGCGGGCAGCGGCCTTTATCGGCTTGGGCATTGCACAGGCGCAGCGGCGGGCGGTGGCGCTGGTGTGTACCTCCGGCACGGCCGGGCTGAACTACGCGCCCGCCGTGGCCGAGGCCTTTTTTCAGCGCATTCCGCTGGTGGTTTTCACCGCCGACCGGCCGCCGGAATGGATAGACCAACTCGATGGGCAAACCATTCGGCAGCGCAACCTTTACGGCGCGCACGCCAAGGGAGAGTTCGAGTTTCCGGTGGATACCACGCACGCCGACGCCAAGTGGCATGCGGCGCGCATCGTGAACGAGGCCATCAACCTGGCGCAGGCCGCACCGGCCGGGCCAGTGCAGGTGAACGTGCCGCTACGGGAGCCGTTTTACCCAAAGGCGGGCGAGGAAATTCAATACGAGCAGGACGTAAAAATCACACTGGAAGCCACGCCCGAGCCGGTGTTGCCGACCATAGAAGCGGCAGCCTTTCTAGGCGAAATAGAAGCGGCCAAAAAGGTGCTGGTGGTAGCGGGCCAGCATCCGGCCAACCCGGAAGTGCAGGCAACTTTGGTCGCCTTTGCTACGGCCGTCGGCGCTGTGGTGGTGGGCGATACCATTGCCAATCTGTTGCCACTAGGTGACTTGGTGATTGGGCAGCAAGATGTGTTTCTGGCCGGCATGACTAAAGAGGCGCGGGAAGAACTGCGGCCCGATTTGCTTATTACCTACGGGCAGTCGCTAATTTCCAAAAGCCTGAAACTGTTTCTGCGCGATGCTGCGCCGGCTGCGCATTGGCATATCTTGGCCCACGGCGAAGCGGCTGACACGTTTCGGTCGCTTACGCGCGTCATCCGTGTAGAGCCCGCCGGTTTCTTCCATCAGTTGTCGGTCTTGAAAACTGGTGAGGGCATAACCACTGGAGGTTCGAATCCGCCCTTCTCTGCAAATCAGCCTACTTCTACAGAACGGGGTTTGAGCTCAAATTCCGTCGGAAGCGCAGATGCACAAGGCCATACAGGTTCGAGTCCAAGTGGCCCCACCGTAACCTGGCAACAAGCTAACGCTGCAGCTGTCGAGTTTCTGATGAAGTTCTTTGCTGCCGAAACCCAGCCTTTCAACGAATTTTCGGCCTTCCGGCAAGTATTAACAACGCTGCCATTCTATGCTGCCCTGCACCTCGCCAACAGCATGGCCGTGCGCTACGCCAATATATTGGGCCTGCCCAAGGACCGGGAAATCGAGGTGTTTGCCAACCGCGGCACCAGCGGCATCGACGGTTGCACCAGCACCGCTGTGGGCGCGGCGCTGGCCCAGCCCGAGCGGCCGGTGGTGCTGCTAACCGGCGACGTCGCGTTTTTCTACGACCGCAACGCCTTCTGGCACAACTACCCCACCCCTCACCTGCGCGTGGTGCTGTTCAACAACCACGGCGGGGGTATTTTCCGCCTCATCGACGGGCCGCGCCAGCAGCCGGAGCTGGAGGAGTTTTTTGAGACGCGCCAATTGCTGACGGCGGAGAATACGGCCAAGGATTTCAACCTGCGATACTTCCCGGTTTCATCATTTAAAGAACTTCAAGCCGCGCTGCCGGTTTTCTTTGCAGCCGAAACCGGCGCGGCCATTCTGGAAGTCTTCACGGACTCGAAGACCAACGCGGCGTTTTTTGAAG
- a CDS encoding chorismate-binding protein: MPTPELRQLRWPATAAGLDTLGRLRHLAAGALRTGRPLALWREPDAAQPRLLVARSLEASFTGLPPALEAQAPAGFAFFPFRDSDHNPALFLPADVRYDAAEPDVVAVSAAANDIVPGLAAWLAAPAVETLSWHRSQQPAPHTATEAEYMRLVSEGVAAIETREVVKVVTSRAARRPLPAGFDAFAAFAKLLAKYPRAFVSLVSVPGVGTWLGATPEVLAEVTADGTFRTMALAGTQPLAPGMLPQQAIWRQKEIEEQALVARYIVSCFKQLRLREYHETGPRTAIAGQLLHLRTDFEVNLNNVPFPNLGTDMLRLLHPTSAVGGMPRQAAMNFIQEHEGYDRAYYSGFLGPVNVAAPGVARLYVNLRCLQLRPDEAVLYAGTGLTVDSDPEREWQETQMKLQTVSAVLQ, translated from the coding sequence ATGCCCACGCCCGAACTTCGCCAGCTGCGCTGGCCCGCTACTGCCGCTGGCCTCGACACGCTGGGCCGCCTGCGCCACTTGGCAGCCGGGGCCCTGCGCACGGGTCGCCCGCTGGCGCTGTGGCGCGAGCCAGACGCTGCCCAGCCGCGCCTGTTGGTGGCCCGCTCTTTGGAGGCTTCCTTCACGGGTTTGCCGCCCGCGCTCGAGGCCCAGGCGCCGGCCGGCTTTGCCTTCTTTCCCTTCCGCGACTCCGACCACAACCCCGCCCTTTTTCTGCCCGCCGACGTGCGCTACGACGCGGCCGAGCCGGACGTGGTGGCGGTGTCGGCTGCGGCCAATGACATTGTGCCCGGCCTGGCGGCCTGGTTGGCGGCCCCTGCGGTAGAAACCCTGAGCTGGCACCGCAGCCAACAGCCCGCGCCGCACACCGCCACCGAGGCGGAGTACATGCGTTTGGTGAGCGAAGGGGTGGCCGCCATCGAAACCCGCGAGGTGGTGAAGGTGGTGACGTCGCGGGCGGCGCGGCGGCCGCTGCCGGCGGGGTTCGACGCGTTTGCGGCGTTTGCGAAATTGCTGGCGAAGTACCCGCGGGCGTTTGTGTCGCTGGTGAGTGTGCCAGGCGTGGGCACCTGGCTGGGCGCCACGCCCGAGGTGCTGGCCGAGGTAACGGCCGACGGCACGTTTCGAACCATGGCGCTGGCCGGCACCCAGCCGCTGGCGCCCGGCATGCTGCCCCAGCAGGCCATCTGGCGGCAGAAGGAGATTGAGGAGCAGGCCCTGGTGGCGCGCTACATCGTGAGCTGCTTCAAGCAGCTGCGGCTGCGCGAGTACCACGAAACCGGCCCGCGCACGGCCATTGCCGGGCAGCTGCTGCACCTGCGTACCGATTTTGAGGTGAACCTCAACAACGTGCCTTTCCCTAACCTGGGCACCGACATGCTGCGCCTGCTGCACCCCACCTCCGCGGTGGGCGGTATGCCCCGGCAAGCGGCCATGAATTTTATTCAAGAACATGAAGGCTACGACCGGGCCTACTACAGCGGCTTTCTGGGCCCCGTAAACGTGGCCGCGCCCGGCGTGGCCCGCCTCTACGTGAACCTGCGCTGCCTGCAGCTGCGCCCCGACGAAGCCGTGCTCTACGCCGGCACCGGCCTCACCGTCGACTCAGACCCGGAGCGCGAGTGGCAGGAAACCCAAATGAAATTGCAAACCGTAAGCGCTGTGCTTCAGTGA